The Actinocorallia herbida DNA window CCGAGGCGCTGGTCGACCGGGAGGTCGCGCTGATCGAGGCGTGCCAGCGCGCGGGGATCCTGCGGGCCGACCTGCCCGCCCGGTGGATCGAGAACACGCTGTACGGGCTGCTCGTCGCGGTCCGGGAGAGCCTGCACGCGGGCGACGTCGCGCGGCGCGACCTGCCCCGGCTGCTGCTGGAGACCTTCCTTGAAGGCACGTCGGTGAAGGAGACGTCATGACCCAGGAGGGGACCGCGACCTACGAGGGCACCGCGCCGCACCCGCGCCGGTGGGCGGCGCTGGGCGTCCTGTCGATCAGCCTGCTGCTGGTCGTCATGGACATGACCATCCTCAACGTGGCGCTGCCCGAGATCGCCGCCGACCTGCGGCCCGGCGCGCTCGAACTGCTCTGGATGGTCGACGTCTACTCGCTCGTCGTCGCCGGGCTGCTCGTCACCGTCAGCTCGCTCGGCGACCGCTGGGGCCGCAAGCGCCTGCTGCTCGCGGGATTCGCGGTGTTCGGCCTCGCCTCCGCGGCGGTGCTGTTCGCCGACAGCCCCGCCGAGGTGATCGCGGTGCGGGCGCTGCTCGGCGTCGGCGGCGCGATGATCATGCCGTCGACGCTGTCGATGATCCGGACCCTGTTCAGCGACCCGGGCGAGCGGGCGAAGGCCCTCGGCGTCTGGGCGACCATGGCGGCGCTCGGGGGCGCGCTCGGGCCGATCGTCGGCGGGCTGCTGCTCGAGGCGTTCAGCTGGCACGCGGCGTTCCTGGTGAACGTGCCCGTCATGGTCGTCGCGGTGGTGGCCGGGCTCGTGCTGCTGCCCGAGTCGCGCGACCCGTCGCCGGGGCGGTGGGACGCACTGGGCACGGTCCTGTCCATCGCCGGAATGGTCGGGCTCGTCTACGCGATCAAGCACCTGTTCACCGAAGGACCGACCACGGAGACGGTCGTCTCCGGGGCGGTCGCCGCGGTGTGCCTCGTCTGGTTCGTCCGGAGGTGCTTGGGTCGTCCTGATCCGTTGCTCGAAGTGCGGTTGTTCCGTGGAGGGGCGTTCACCTCCGGGACGCTCGCCGCGCTGACCTCGTCGGTCGGGCTCGCGGGGGCGATGCTGCTGCTCGTCCAGTGGATGCAGCTCGTCGAGGGGTACACACCGCTCCAGACCGGGCTCGCGATGCTGCCGCTGGCCGCGACCGCCGCGATCTTCTCGCCGCTCGCGCCCGGCATCGCGGCGCGGATCGGCGCGCGGACCGTCCTCGCGGGCGGACTGGCGATCAGCGCGGCCGGGCTCGCGCTCTTGGGCTTCGTCCCCCTGACGTACCCGTGGGTGGCGACCGGCGCCGCGCTCGTCGGCGTCGGCATGGCCTCGCTCGCGGTCGCCTCCGCGGTCATCATGGCCGGGGCGCCGGTGGCGAAGGCGGGCAGCGCGGCGGCCATCGAGGAGACGTCGTACGAGGTCGGCGGGGCGTTGGGCGTCGCCGTGCTCGGCAGCATCGCCGCGGCGCTGTACCGCGCCGGGCTGCCCGCCGACGCGGGGCCGGAAGCCCGCGAGTCGCTGAGCGGCGCGCTCGAGGCGGCCCGCGCGCTTGACGCACCGGCCTTGGCCGTCCAGGCGCAGACGGCGTTCACCGAGTCCGTCGGGACGGCGTGCCTTTATGGCGGGCTCGTCATGTTCGCGGCGGCCCTCGCGATCTGGCGGCTCACCCCGGCGCGTCTGGATCTGTCCGCGGTACAGCACTGACGTCCCATGTCTGGGGATATGTAGGCGATGGGAGGGGTGCGCGATCGCCTGGGCCCTAGGCTGTGCGCGTGACATCTGGGCAGAACGTGGTCGACGGGCGTTTCGAGCTTGTGGGACGGCTGGGCAGCGGCGGAATGGGGACGGTCTGGCGCGCGCTGGACCTGACCCTGCAGCGTGAGGTCGCGCTCAAGGAGGTGCGTCCCGGGGGCGGCGAGGAAGTGCCCGACGAGCCCGCGCTCGCGGCCATGTACCGGGAGCGGGTGCTGCGCGAGGCGCGGGCGCTCGCCCGGATCGACCACCCGAACGTCGTGACGATCCACCACATCGTGGACGCGCCGGGCATGCCGTTCCCCTGGCTCGTCATGGAGCTCGTCCGGGGCGAATCCCTCCAGGACAGGCTCTCGCGCGGCACGATGGAGCCCGCCGAGGCGGCGAGGACGGGCCGCGGCATCCTCGCCGCGCTGCGCGCCTCGCACGCCGCCGGGATCTGCCACCGCGACATCAAACCCGCGAACGTACTGATGCGCGAGGACGGCAGCCCCGTCCTGACGGACTTCGGCATCGCCGTCCTCGACGAGGCGTCCCGGGT harbors:
- a CDS encoding MFS transporter; the encoded protein is MTQEGTATYEGTAPHPRRWAALGVLSISLLLVVMDMTILNVALPEIAADLRPGALELLWMVDVYSLVVAGLLVTVSSLGDRWGRKRLLLAGFAVFGLASAAVLFADSPAEVIAVRALLGVGGAMIMPSTLSMIRTLFSDPGERAKALGVWATMAALGGALGPIVGGLLLEAFSWHAAFLVNVPVMVVAVVAGLVLLPESRDPSPGRWDALGTVLSIAGMVGLVYAIKHLFTEGPTTETVVSGAVAAVCLVWFVRRCLGRPDPLLEVRLFRGGAFTSGTLAALTSSVGLAGAMLLLVQWMQLVEGYTPLQTGLAMLPLAATAAIFSPLAPGIAARIGARTVLAGGLAISAAGLALLGFVPLTYPWVATGAALVGVGMASLAVASAVIMAGAPVAKAGSAAAIEETSYEVGGALGVAVLGSIAAALYRAGLPADAGPEARESLSGALEAARALDAPALAVQAQTAFTESVGTACLYGGLVMFAAALAIWRLTPARLDLSAVQH